One genomic window of Luteitalea pratensis includes the following:
- a CDS encoding sulfurtransferase, with protein MRQAILGLACLVAASVAAHAQSNAPSLITPTQLEPMLADRALVLLHVGDKAEYDAEHLPGARHIEVRSLAATPQQGGLTLQLPIPAELETKLEALGISDTSRIVVYMGKDWISPLTRVVFTLDYAGLGGRTMVLDGGMQAWKAAGKAVVTDVPAAPATGTLTIKARPEAVADLAWVQSHAGKSDCVVIDARNTQFYTGESNNNGRIPRPGHVAGAVSAPFDTWVREDGSFKPRAELEAMLKAAGARTGTTVATYCHIGQQATVPYFVARMLGYDVKLFDGSYEEWSRTESAPVKTGSAPQ; from the coding sequence ATGCGCCAAGCCATCCTGGGTCTCGCCTGTCTCGTCGCCGCCAGCGTCGCCGCTCATGCGCAGTCCAACGCACCTTCCCTGATCACGCCGACGCAACTCGAGCCGATGCTCGCCGATCGCGCACTCGTGCTCCTCCATGTCGGCGACAAGGCCGAATATGACGCAGAGCACCTTCCCGGCGCACGGCACATCGAGGTCCGGTCGCTGGCCGCCACGCCACAGCAGGGAGGGCTGACCCTGCAATTGCCGATACCCGCCGAGCTCGAAACGAAGCTCGAGGCGCTCGGTATCAGCGACACCTCACGCATCGTCGTCTACATGGGCAAGGACTGGATCAGTCCCCTCACGCGCGTGGTATTCACGCTCGACTACGCGGGGCTCGGTGGCCGGACGATGGTGCTCGACGGCGGGATGCAAGCATGGAAGGCGGCAGGGAAGGCCGTGGTCACGGACGTGCCTGCGGCGCCAGCGACGGGTACGCTCACGATCAAGGCGCGCCCGGAGGCGGTAGCAGATCTCGCGTGGGTGCAGTCTCATGCGGGCAAGTCGGACTGCGTGGTGATCGACGCCCGTAACACGCAGTTCTACACCGGCGAGAGCAACAACAACGGACGGATTCCGCGGCCCGGCCATGTGGCTGGCGCGGTGAGCGCGCCGTTTGACACATGGGTCCGCGAGGACGGCTCCTTCAAGCCGCGCGCGGAACTCGAGGCGATGCTGAAGGCCGCCGGGGCCAGGACCGGCACGACTGTCGCCACCTACTGTCATATCGGCCAGCAGGCGACCGTCCCGTATTTCGTGGCCCGCATGCTCGGCTACGACGTGAAGCTGTTCGACGGCTCATATGAGGAGTGGTCGCGCACTGAGAGCGCGCCCGTCAAAACCGGAAGCGCACCTCAGTAA